A single Rhinolophus ferrumequinum isolate MPI-CBG mRhiFer1 chromosome 20, mRhiFer1_v1.p, whole genome shotgun sequence DNA region contains:
- the TWIST1 gene encoding twist-related protein 1, whose translation MMQDVSSSPVSPADDSLSNSEEEPDRQQPPSGKRGGRKRRSSRRSAGGGSGPGGAVGGGVGGGEEPGSPAQGKRGKKSAGCGGGGAGGGGSSSGGGSPQSYEELQTQRVMANVRERQRTQSLNEAFAALRKIIPTLPSDKLSKIQTLKLAARYIDFLYQVLQSDELDSKMASCSYVAHERLSYAFSVWRMEGAWSMSASH comes from the coding sequence ATGATGCAGGACGTGTCCAGTTCGCCAGTCTCGCCGGCCGACGACAGCCTGAGCAACAGTGAGGAGGAGCCGGACCGGCAGCAGCCCCCGAGCGGCAAGCGCGGGGGGCGCAAGCGGCGCAGCAGCCGGCGCAGTGCAGGCGGCGGCTCGGGGCCTGGCGGGGCCGTGGGCGGGGGCGTCGGAGGCGGTGAGGAGCCGGGCAGCCCCGCACAGGGCAAGCGCGGCAAGAAGTCTGcgggctgcggcggcggcggcgcgggcggtggcggcagcagcagcggcggcgggaGTCCGCAGTCCTACGAGGAGCTGCAGACGCAGCGGGTCATGGCTAACGTGCGGGAGCGCCAGCGCACGCAGTCGCTGAACGAGGCGTTCGCCGCGCTGCGGAAGATCATCCCCACGCTGCCCTCGGACAAGCTGAGCAAGATCCAGACCCTCAAGTTGGCGGCCAGGTACATCGACTTCCTCTACCAGGTCCTCCAGAGCGACGAGCTGGACTCCAAGATGGCAAGCTGCAGCTATGTGGCCCACGAGCGGCTTAGCTACGCCTTCTCGGTCTGGAGGATGGAGGGGGCCTGGTCCATGTCCGCGTCCCACTAG